The Brachybacterium huguangmaarense genome contains a region encoding:
- a CDS encoding carbohydrate ABC transporter permease — protein sequence MASRRSSLHARSTAGMIATYAVLVVSAVLTLAPFVLSVVTGLTSARQFAQQGPLHLPSPPTFENVARLFTGENSFVTPLVVTVQMVVVILVGQMVFSILAAYAFALLRFPGRDLLFWVYVATLMVPQVVVVVPLYLMMAQADMRNTFWALVLPFVFGSPYAIFLLRENFRGMPTELIDAMRVDGAGTLRLLWNLVIPLNRPIIVTLVLITAVTHWNSFMWPLIITSGPQWRTVTVATASLQSQYNNNWTLVMAATTLAMIPLVVLFVVFQRQITRSIGASQLR from the coding sequence ATGGCCTCGAGACGCTCCTCCCTGCACGCCCGCTCGACGGCGGGCATGATCGCGACGTACGCGGTGCTCGTCGTGTCGGCGGTGCTGACGCTCGCGCCGTTCGTGCTGTCGGTCGTCACGGGCCTGACGAGCGCGCGCCAGTTCGCCCAGCAGGGCCCCCTGCACCTGCCGTCCCCGCCGACCTTCGAGAACGTCGCCCGCCTCTTCACGGGCGAGAACAGCTTCGTCACGCCCCTCGTGGTCACGGTGCAGATGGTCGTCGTGATCCTGGTGGGGCAGATGGTGTTCTCCATCCTCGCCGCCTACGCCTTCGCGCTCCTGCGCTTCCCCGGGCGCGACCTGCTGTTCTGGGTCTACGTCGCGACCCTCATGGTCCCGCAGGTCGTGGTGGTCGTGCCGCTGTACCTGATGATGGCCCAGGCCGACATGCGCAACACGTTCTGGGCGCTCGTGCTGCCGTTCGTGTTCGGCTCGCCGTACGCGATCTTCCTGCTGCGCGAGAACTTCCGCGGCATGCCCACCGAGCTCATCGACGCGATGCGCGTGGACGGGGCCGGCACCCTGCGCCTGCTGTGGAACCTCGTGATCCCGCTCAACCGCCCGATCATCGTCACGCTCGTCCTGATCACGGCGGTGACGCACTGGAACTCGTTCATGTGGCCGCTCATCATCACGTCCGGTCCGCAGTGGCGCACCGTCACGGTCGCGACCGCGAGCCTGCAGAGCCAGTACAACAACAACTGGACCCTCGTGATGGCGGCCACGACCCTCGCGATGATCCCGCTCGTGGTGCTGTTCGTCGTCTTCCAGCGCCAGATCACGCGGTCGATCGGCGCCTCCCAGCTGCGCTGA
- a CDS encoding carbohydrate ABC transporter permease, which translates to MRVKPLMAWMLVAPSLLGVTAFLLLPVVLAFVVSFARWDLIGTPEFAGLQNYTELLGSGALANSLLVTIVFTLISVPVSLALGLVLATQLARALPGSALVRVLVVVPWVCAPLALGVVWKWIFQPSTGALNAIIGHRVEWLTSPTLALPAVAFVAIWQNVGYVSLFFQAGLTRIPDSIYEAAELDGAGPARRLWSITVPLLRPTTFFLAVTQVVASFQVFDTVYALTGGGPEHRTEVIASLIYNEAFTSFRVGRASAAAVILFVLLVVITVVQQRYFSRRITYDLS; encoded by the coding sequence ATGCGCGTCAAGCCGCTGATGGCATGGATGCTGGTGGCGCCGAGCCTGCTCGGCGTCACCGCCTTCCTGCTGCTGCCGGTCGTGCTGGCGTTCGTCGTCTCCTTCGCCCGCTGGGACCTCATCGGCACCCCCGAGTTCGCCGGGCTGCAGAACTACACCGAGCTGCTGGGCAGCGGGGCGCTGGCCAACTCCCTGCTGGTCACGATCGTCTTCACGCTCATCTCGGTGCCCGTGTCGCTCGCGCTCGGGCTCGTGCTCGCGACCCAGCTCGCGCGCGCCCTCCCGGGCTCGGCGCTCGTGCGGGTGCTCGTCGTCGTCCCGTGGGTGTGCGCGCCGCTCGCGCTCGGCGTGGTCTGGAAGTGGATCTTCCAGCCGTCCACGGGCGCGCTCAACGCGATCATCGGCCACCGCGTCGAGTGGCTCACCTCCCCGACGCTCGCCCTGCCGGCGGTCGCGTTCGTCGCGATCTGGCAGAACGTCGGCTACGTGTCCCTGTTCTTCCAGGCCGGGCTCACGCGCATCCCCGACTCGATCTACGAGGCCGCCGAGCTCGACGGGGCGGGTCCGGCCCGCCGCCTGTGGTCGATCACGGTGCCGCTGCTGCGACCCACCACGTTCTTCCTCGCCGTCACCCAGGTGGTCGCGAGCTTCCAGGTGTTCGACACCGTGTACGCGCTCACCGGGGGAGGGCCCGAGCACCGCACCGAGGTGATCGCCTCGCTCATCTACAACGAGGCGTTCACGTCGTTCCGGGTGGGCCGGGCGAGCGCGGCCGCCGTGATCCTGTTCGTCCTGCTCGTCGTGATCACCGTCGTCCAGCAGCGGTACTTCTCCCGCCGCATCACCTACGACCTGAGCTGA